Genomic window (Deltaproteobacteria bacterium):
ATCTTCTTCGTGGTGCACCAAGTTCTTCGCGCTAGTCGCTTTATACGATCACGAAACATGGCACAAGTATGATTCAACGCAAACAACGGGTCCCTTCCACCGCGCTTGAGCTCACCCTGTCCTACCACGCAGCCGCGCCTACCTTTGAAAGCCTGATGAACCACCGGCTTCGGAAATATTTTTTTAACTATACGTCGATAGCGCGGACACTGATCAGATTTCAATACAGTGAGACTCGGACAAAGGCGCGCTACCTCCTTTAACACTGCCTCCAAAGATTCGCGGCGATGGTCCTTGCGCGGTCCGTATCTTTTTAAAGCAACATCCTTAAGAAGACCATTCGCAGGCATTTGTGCCGCGCTCACCGCAAGCACCTGCCTAGTCGATGCCGACACAGCCAGTGCGATCGATACAGGCTTACATTTCGAGTGCTCAAACGTCTCCATCTCGTCAAAAACAGCAATAGTTTCCGATCCATCAACCAAATCTTGAGAGTTGCGTGCTTTTAAATGAAACTCTGCCCTTGCACCAAGCCGGATGACCTTTCGAGCTACCGTGACTGGTCGGCAGCCAAGCATGCGTGAACACCCACGCTGAGATACGGATTCCATAAGACTACGCATGACTAACTGTGTGAGGTGCGGCTTGCGCTCGCGATAAGTAAGTCCACCAGTTTGTGCGGAAAATGCGGAGCGACAAAGCTTACAGAAATAACGCTGAATACGCGGCATGTGTCCCGTCACGCGCTTAAAAAATCCGTATTTAATTACCGCCCCATAATCTTTTGGACAAATGGGACAAGCGGGACGCACTTTAGACCTAGAAGACATAACTCTCTCTCCCTACTTTGAAGAGCGAGTTATGATTCATCTCCGTTGCAGAGAGAAGTGACATGAGCCTTCAGCACGATGACTTATGAATCTCTCACCAACAGTTAAGTGGATCAGTTTAAAGGCCACCCATGTACGAACTCAGCTTGATCCACACCGAACCGATCTTGATCTCTCCTTGCACCTGAACCAGTTGGCGCTCGGGCGTAGACGTGGAAATCCAGGCCCACACGTCGCCCTTTTGCTGTAGGTCCTTACCGATGAAAGTTTGGAGTCTTAGCTTCACCGTGTCGAACGTCCCGGCGGGCACCGTCACTTTTTCCATCGCCACGGGTTCGGCTTCGAGGAACCAGTTTTTCTCCGAGGTATAGACCAAGGCCTTCTCGATAGTCCCCATCTTAAAATTACGAGTTCGCAGGTTGTAGACCACTCCGAGAGCATCGTTCGCACCTTGTGTCAGCTCGTGGTCCACGTTGTCTTCTGGCTTTTCCGGCAGCTGAATTCGTTCGTGAACATGGCAGTGATCGTGATCGAAGCTAAGCCACTTTTTCTGCTGAAAACTGGTACCGAACAGCCGCCCCTCGTTCTGTTCCAGATAGAACTGGCTGACGCCGAAATCCCACGGCCGCGATACTGCCTCCATTGCTTCCTTTGCAACGAAGATAGACTTGAACCAATCCCCCGTCGCGGCATCGATTCGAAAGACGCGATGCCACAGTCCATTGTGACGCCGCGGCGCACGCACCTCCATAGTGGCGTAGCCAGCCTTGATGCCCGACCAGGTGAGCTCGTAGGTGGCTGCCTCACCGGATTTGAATGGGACGTCTGCATAGACGTGCGAGCGCGGGATATCGGCCGGCATCTGGGTGGCCTTCGGACATTCGCTTGGAGGGGGGCTGGGGTTAGCCACTGCGAGGCCAACCATAGGACTCACCGAGACCCAGGCACCAGCCAGGACCAAAAACTTAGGACAGCACAATCCGGCTAACTTTCTCATCAGGGAGCCTCACCGCACCGCATCTATAGGGTTCTTTCAGCAATCATAGCAGAATTTAATACCCGAGCCAAAGCTGCCGGCCTGAGACTTAAGACCCTTAAACCGATAATAAAAGTGAGCAAGTCTACCCAGAACCTTGGGGACCGCTATCAATTCACCACTCTCATCGTTGCCACCGGACTCTTTACCTGAGACAGCACCGAACCTGTCCACCGGGAACAACTTCGCCATCTTGCTCGGTAGCGACGGGGGCATCAACCACCCGATGCGACAAAGCAGGCGCGCAGTCTTTGATTTCGTGCGGTCCCTTGAGGAACGCGGCCGCGACACGGTGGTCGAGTACCCGGAGGCGGACGATCTTATAGCAAATAAAGAACCGCCCTAAATCCCGGATTTAGAACGGTTCTCGTTTATTGATTCGCTCGCAATCTGACAGATCAACTTTTGGAAGCAACTACGCTAATTTTGCAGGTCGTATCCTCTTGGCATTTAGCCTCTTTGTCGAACCCAGTTGGAGTTGGTGCCTTCCATGTTAGATCAGGTATCCAACCGCAATGCTGCGTGTTGTGATCTTTATACAGCAACCCGCCGCTACTATTTGGAGCGAACGCGAGAGTACATTCACAAATCCAGCGGTGGTTAGGGCATGAAGCGTCCGCGTTAGTCCTACCAGCCTCTGATTCGCTCCTACCACCGTGTTCTCCGAATCGGAGGTTAAATTTACGAACGTGGCCGTTGTCACACACGTCTACTGGAGGATTGGTGGTTTCGCACTTGGCATAGTTCTGCTTGCCGGGTGTATTGTCGTTTGCGGAATCCTTGGCAACGCATTGCTCGACCATCTTCTTGCACGCGGACAGTGTGGAATCGATCACTTTAATGTACTTACCTTCGTTTACCTCTTTCATTATTTGTGGGATCGTCTTGAAAACTTCTCTTACAGTTTCGCCGTCCTGCTTGATTCTCTCTGTAGCGATATTGCCAACTGCACCAATCGCCGCATCTGATGGCATTGATGGCCCATCCGCAAGATTCAGTTTAGCCTGATCTACATCCTTAGCCAACTTGGCGAATATATCCGAGACCAAATCGGCACGAACAGCGCGGATAAAATCGTCAGGTTGATAGGTCTTCGTTATGTTATTCAGCCTGTTCGAGTCGCCATTGGCCTTGAGTTTATCGCGACGAATGTCTCTAGCAACCTGAAAATCGCGAGCGGTGATTGGTCCAAGGTTCTTCCCGAATCGGGAAATAAAAGCACCGTAAGATCCCTTATAACCTTTATTGAAGACCTTTCGACTCCGCGCAAGCAGAACGTCGGCGTCTTTGAATTCCTCCCCATCAATCGTTATCTT
Coding sequences:
- a CDS encoding IS1 family transposase, which translates into the protein MSSRSKVRPACPICPKDYGAVIKYGFFKRVTGHMPRIQRYFCKLCRSAFSAQTGGLTYRERKPHLTQLVMRSLMESVSQRGCSRMLGCRPVTVARKVIRLGARAEFHLKARNSQDLVDGSETIAVFDEMETFEHSKCKPVSIALAVSASTRQVLAVSAAQMPANGLLKDVALKRYGPRKDHRRESLEAVLKEVARLCPSLTVLKSDQCPRYRRIVKKIFPKPVVHQAFKGRRGCVVGQGELKRGGRDPLFALNHTCAMFRDRIKRLARRTWCTTKKIDRLNCLLNIYAWWHNQLVTRAKRPFRIC
- a CDS encoding DUF3108 domain-containing protein, whose translation is MRKLAGLCCPKFLVLAGAWVSVSPMVGLAVANPSPPPSECPKATQMPADIPRSHVYADVPFKSGEAATYELTWSGIKAGYATMEVRAPRRHNGLWHRVFRIDAATGDWFKSIFVAKEAMEAVSRPWDFGVSQFYLEQNEGRLFGTSFQQKKWLSFDHDHCHVHERIQLPEKPEDNVDHELTQGANDALGVVYNLRTRNFKMGTIEKALVYTSEKNWFLEAEPVAMEKVTVPAGTFDTVKLRLQTFIGKDLQQKGDVWAWISTSTPERQLVQVQGEIKIGSVWIKLSSYMGGL